The genomic stretch AAGGCCAGGTGCGGAGCACAATTGCTTCAGCCTGGTGCGCAATCAAACCGGTATCCTTCCGCAAACAAAACGCGCAGCTCTAAAGCTGCGCGTTGCCTGTGCTACTCGCAAAAAACTAGCGTCCGTAAAAAGCTGCATTCTTCTCAGCGAAGTGTGCCCACTTCTCGGGCAGATCGTCGCCGGCAAAGATCGCGGAGACCGGGCAAGCCGGTACGCAGGCGCCGCAGTCAATGCATTCCACGGGATCGATAAACAAC from Acidisarcina sp. encodes the following:
- a CDS encoding ferredoxin family protein, with translation MAYVIAEPCIGTKDTACVDACPVDCIHPKRDEPKFADSEMLFIDPVECIDCGACVPACPVSAIFAGDDLPEKWAHFAEKNAAFYGR